The following coding sequences are from one Lolium rigidum isolate FL_2022 chromosome 6, APGP_CSIRO_Lrig_0.1, whole genome shotgun sequence window:
- the LOC124668360 gene encoding F-box/FBD/LRR-repeat protein At1g13570-like, with amino-acid sequence MINNTVCKRTSSNRISGKPIYKKARPNVKLEDLPQDLLCTIVSKLPAKEVSRATVLSSYWRYICGICCYKLCFTGATGCCRDTLERKEYLQCIHKFINNVNTAVQKCHAKLVEEFNVRFEFDAMLVDHLNNWVKFAVSSQAKSIVFYLRPINMRRTDVDRYLFPFHLLDSGSNMSHLQCIQLSFVSFRPPSEFRGFPSLRKLYLQFVDITIKDLEVILSNCYNLGWLSLVRCFLNGELKLDRPLSRLRHLTVVYCKVTRIELHVTKLVTFVYDGPIIPIVMAQHSKLENAHIRFFKATYQDAVSALLNGIPTMQNLTLQITCPQLEVQSLLNNTCKFSHLRRLQLLMCILAQHIEKLPYVLVSILRAAPFIEKLEIHFATCRHLCFANNGTLDNQPLQRCEYTYLKSMHMTGYKGARGQLEFLLHIVENAPALEVLTVDTTERLNEYEDVSVNLICRKKSCSERAALHAESCLSEKLSPKVKLCVM; translated from the exons ATGATCAACAATACAGTATGCAAAAGAACTTCCTCAAACCGTATCAGTGGGAAACCAATCTATAAGAAAGCGAGGCCAAATGTTAAACTGGAAGACCTTCCACAG GATCTGCTGTGCACCATTGTATCAAAGTTGCCTGCTAAAGAAGTTTCAAGAGCTACTGTTTTATCAAGCTATTGGAGATATATCTGTGGTATTTGCTGCTACAAATTATGTTTCACTGGTGCTACTGGGTGTTGCCGTGATACTTTAGAAAGAAAAGAATACCTCCAGTGCATCCATAAATTCATCAATAATGTCAATACAGCCGTGCAAAAGTGCCATGCCAAGTTGGTTGAAGAGTTCAATGTCAGATTCGAGTTCGACGCAATGCTGGTTGATCATCTAAATAATTGGGTTAAATTTGCGGTATCATCACAGGCAAAGAGCATAGTTTTCTATTTACGGCCTATTAACATGAGACGCACGGATGTAGATCGCTACTTATTTCCATTTCACCTTTTGGATAGTGGAAGCAACATGTCTCATCTACAGTGTATACAGCTTAGCTTTGTATCTTTCAGACCACCATCTGAATTCAGAGGTTTCCCAAGCCTGAGAAAGCTTTATTTGCAGTTTGTCGATATCACTATAAAGGATCTTGAAGTTATACTGTCCAATTGCTATAATCTTGGATGGCTCAGCTTAGTCAGATGCTTCCTGAATGGCGAACTAAAGTTGGATCGTCCGTTGTCCCGCCTTCGACACCTAACAGTTGTATACTGTAAGGTGACCAGGATAGAACTTCATGTTACGAAACTCGTTACCTTTGTATATGATGGTCCCATTATTCCTATTGTTATGGCTCAACATTCGAAGCTGGAAAATGCACATATACGATTCTTCAAGGCAACTTATCAAGATGCTgtcagtgcacttctgaatggtaTTCCGACCATGCAAAATCTGACTCTCCAGATTACTTGCCCACAACTAGAG GTGCAATCATTGTTGAATAACACATGCAAGTTTTCCCATCTTAGGCGCTTACAGTTGTTAATGTGTATATTAGCTCAACATATTGAGAAGCTTCCATATGTACTAGTTTCCATACTGAGGGCAGCTCCATTTATTGAAAAGCTTGAGATCCAT TTTGCTACCTGTCGCCACCTTTGTTTTGCGAACAATGGTACTTTGGACAATCAGCCTCTTCAGCGGTGTGAATATACTTATCTGAAGAGTATGCATATGACGGGATATAAAGGGGCAAGAGGTCAACTTGAATTTCTTCTACATATTGTGGAAAATGCCCCTGCGCTGGAGGTATTAACTGTGGACACAACTGAACGGCTTAATGAATATGAAGATGTTTCTGTAAACTTGATTTGCAGAAAAAAATCATGCTCCGAGCGCGCTGCTCTGCATGCCGAATCTTGTCTCAGTGAAAAACTTTCACCAAAGGTGAAGCTTTGTGTTATGTAG